From Streptomyces sp. NBC_00237, a single genomic window includes:
- the cobA gene encoding uroporphyrinogen-III C-methyltransferase, protein MTAHAAGDPHQAGATQGQETPPEPPAYPVGLRLSGRRTIVLGGGQVAQRRLPALIAAGADITLISPSATPSVEAMAESGEITWQQRPYQKGDLADAWYVLISSSDPTANTTASAEAERNRIWCVRSDDAEAATAWTPATGRSDGVTVAVLTGHDPRRSAAVRDAIVEGLRDGSLAAPHHRPRTAADAPRVHLVGGGPGDPDLITVRGRRLLAEADVVIADRLGPRDLLDELPPHVEVIDAAKIPYGRFMAQEAINQALIDHAKQGKTVVRLKGGDPFVFGRGMEEAQALAAEGIPCTIVPGISSTISVPGAAGIPVTHRGVAHEFTVVSGHVAPDDPRSLVDWQSLAKLRGTLVLLMAVERIGSIAEALVTYGRSPETPVAIIQEGTMATQRRVDATLATVGAKAKSENVRPPAVIVIGDVVSLNRPAPQG, encoded by the coding sequence ATGACCGCGCACGCCGCAGGCGACCCGCACCAGGCCGGAGCGACGCAGGGCCAGGAAACGCCCCCCGAGCCCCCCGCCTACCCCGTGGGCCTCCGCCTCTCCGGCCGCCGCACGATCGTCCTCGGCGGCGGCCAGGTCGCCCAGCGCCGTCTGCCCGCCCTCATAGCGGCGGGGGCGGACATCACCCTGATCTCCCCCTCCGCGACCCCCTCCGTCGAGGCGATGGCCGAGTCCGGCGAGATCACCTGGCAGCAGCGCCCGTACCAGAAGGGCGACCTCGCCGACGCCTGGTACGTCCTGATCTCCTCCAGCGACCCCACCGCCAACACCACGGCCTCCGCCGAGGCCGAGCGCAACCGCATCTGGTGCGTACGTTCCGACGATGCGGAGGCGGCCACCGCCTGGACCCCGGCCACCGGCCGCTCCGACGGCGTCACCGTCGCGGTCCTCACCGGCCACGACCCCCGCCGCTCCGCCGCCGTGCGCGACGCGATCGTCGAGGGCCTGCGCGACGGCAGCCTCGCCGCCCCGCACCACCGCCCCCGCACCGCCGCCGACGCCCCGCGCGTGCACCTGGTGGGCGGCGGCCCCGGCGACCCCGACCTGATCACCGTGCGCGGTCGCCGCCTCCTCGCCGAGGCGGACGTCGTCATCGCCGACCGCCTCGGCCCCCGCGACCTCCTGGACGAACTCCCCCCGCACGTCGAGGTCATCGACGCCGCGAAGATCCCCTACGGCCGCTTCATGGCCCAGGAAGCCATCAACCAGGCCCTCATCGACCACGCCAAGCAGGGCAAGACGGTCGTACGCCTCAAGGGCGGCGACCCCTTCGTCTTCGGCCGAGGCATGGAAGAGGCCCAGGCCCTGGCCGCCGAGGGAATCCCCTGCACGATCGTCCCCGGCATCTCCTCCACGATCAGCGTCCCCGGCGCGGCGGGCATCCCGGTCACGCACCGGGGCGTCGCCCACGAGTTCACGGTGGTCAGCGGCCACGTCGCCCCCGACGACCCGCGCTCCCTCGTCGACTGGCAGTCCCTCGCCAAGCTCCGTGGAACGCTCGTCCTCCTGATGGCCGTCGAGCGCATCGGCTCGATCGCCGAAGCCCTCGTCACGTACGGCCGCTCGCCGGAAACCCCGGTGGCGATCATCCAGGAGGGCACGATGGCGACCCAGCGCCGCGTCGACGCGACCCTGGCCACGGTCGGGGCGAAGGCCAAGTCCGAGAACGTACGACCGCCCGCCGTGATCGTCATCGGCGACGTAGTCTCACTCAACCGCCCCGCCCCCCAGGGATAA
- a CDS encoding zf-TFIIB domain-containing protein translates to MHCPKCHAPMHTFNRNGVQIEQCGNCRGIFLDYGELESLTRLESQWSQQSMPPAGPPPQAYPAAPAWGAPQHGGHGAHHGHHRQKGFGRMLFSS, encoded by the coding sequence ATGCACTGTCCCAAATGCCACGCCCCCATGCACACCTTCAACCGCAACGGCGTCCAGATCGAGCAGTGCGGCAACTGCCGCGGCATATTCCTGGACTACGGCGAACTGGAGTCGCTGACCCGCCTGGAGTCCCAGTGGTCCCAGCAGTCCATGCCGCCCGCGGGCCCGCCCCCGCAGGCGTACCCCGCCGCTCCCGCATGGGGCGCCCCCCAGCACGGCGGCCACGGCGCCCACCACGGCCACCACCGCCAAAAGGGCTTCGGCCGCATGCTCTTCTCCTCCTGA
- a CDS encoding GNAT family N-acetyltransferase — MTTTLRPTGPLRTSDDGARSRHYEVCVNSRPVGTAHIETVPDFGTTVGRITALHIDEPDRRRGRGTVAALAAEEVLRGWGCDQITVAVPADAGPARRMATALGYVERSRNMLKDLPAAPPPLPGGVTFRPVTQAEFDAWREKDVAHFAQSWVDRGLTAAQARAKAEASQRRFLPGGLASPHTWISHLLCDGTPVGLLWLGRHEIAPGERTAFVYDVEVDEQHRGRGYGRALMTLAERIALQADETRIGLHVFAGNTPALRLYESLGYRTTNVNSFKRLL; from the coding sequence ATGACGACGACCCTACGGCCGACCGGGCCGCTCCGGACCAGTGACGACGGCGCGCGCTCGCGCCACTACGAAGTGTGCGTGAACAGCCGCCCCGTCGGCACCGCGCACATCGAGACCGTGCCCGACTTCGGCACCACAGTCGGCCGGATCACCGCGCTGCACATCGACGAGCCGGACCGCCGCCGGGGCCGCGGCACGGTCGCCGCCCTCGCCGCCGAGGAGGTCCTGCGCGGCTGGGGCTGCGACCAGATCACGGTCGCGGTGCCCGCGGACGCCGGGCCCGCACGGCGCATGGCGACGGCCCTCGGCTACGTCGAACGCAGCCGCAACATGCTCAAGGACCTCCCCGCCGCCCCGCCGCCGCTTCCCGGGGGCGTGACGTTCCGTCCCGTGACGCAGGCCGAGTTCGACGCCTGGCGCGAGAAGGACGTGGCGCACTTCGCGCAGAGCTGGGTCGACCGGGGGCTGACCGCCGCACAGGCCCGCGCCAAGGCCGAGGCCAGCCAGCGCCGGTTCCTTCCCGGGGGACTGGCCTCCCCCCACACCTGGATCAGCCACCTCCTGTGCGACGGCACACCGGTCGGCCTGCTCTGGCTCGGCCGTCACGAGATCGCCCCCGGTGAGCGGACCGCCTTCGTGTACGACGTCGAGGTCGACGAGCAGCACCGGGGCCGGGGATACGGCCGGGCCCTGATGACGCTGGCCGAGCGGATCGCCCTCCAGGCCGACGAGACCCGCATCGGCCTGCACGTCTTCGCCGGAAACACCCCGGCCCTGCGCCTCTACGAGTCCCTCGGCTACCGCACGACGAACGTGAACAGCTTCAAGCGACTGCTCTAG
- a CDS encoding phosphotransferase family protein, whose protein sequence is MPPPTPEPTPAPELLATRPDDATVIRQGPLVLKTHAPDSDPTALATRIAVAAHPLLTGILLPPLPIPAAATPAHPDRSLSAWPYGTPVDPEDPDAAPWEETATLLARLHRTPPEALPAPLPPMRGPAKAARALARMHATAPHPAAPDAHRTVLAAWHGLPAWARDERDEPDEPDQDHVRPTAALCHGDLHLGQLVRHPAPSGPWHLIDVDDLGLGDPAWDLARPAAWYAAGLLDPDVWQRFLTAYRAADGPAVRPHGDPWPELDVAARALTVQTAALALAKSTTEARPLDEVEHLMIDSCARIASLRPELDGSPPP, encoded by the coding sequence ATGCCCCCACCCACCCCCGAACCCACCCCCGCCCCGGAACTCCTCGCCACCCGCCCCGACGACGCCACCGTCATCCGCCAAGGCCCCCTCGTCCTCAAGACCCACGCCCCCGACTCCGACCCCACCGCCCTCGCCACCCGCATCGCCGTCGCCGCCCACCCCCTCCTCACCGGCATCCTCCTGCCCCCGCTCCCCATCCCCGCCGCAGCGACCCCCGCCCACCCCGACCGCTCCCTCTCCGCCTGGCCCTACGGCACCCCGGTCGACCCGGAAGACCCCGACGCCGCCCCCTGGGAAGAGACCGCGACCCTCCTCGCCCGCCTCCACCGCACCCCGCCGGAGGCCCTCCCGGCCCCTCTCCCTCCCATGCGCGGCCCCGCCAAAGCAGCCCGCGCCCTCGCCCGTATGCACGCCACCGCCCCGCACCCGGCGGCCCCCGACGCCCACCGCACCGTCCTCGCCGCCTGGCACGGCCTCCCCGCGTGGGCCCGCGACGAACGCGACGAACCCGACGAACCCGACCAAGACCACGTCCGCCCCACAGCCGCCCTCTGCCACGGCGACCTCCACCTCGGCCAACTCGTCCGCCACCCCGCCCCCTCAGGCCCCTGGCACCTCATCGACGTGGACGACCTCGGCCTCGGCGACCCCGCCTGGGACCTGGCCCGCCCCGCCGCCTGGTACGCCGCAGGTCTGCTGGACCCCGACGTCTGGCAGCGCTTCCTCACCGCCTACCGGGCGGCCGACGGCCCGGCCGTACGTCCCCACGGCGATCCGTGGCCCGAACTCGACGTCGCAGCCCGCGCCCTGACGGTCCAGACGGCGGCCCTCGCCCTCGCCAAGTCCACCACCGAGGCCCGCCCCCTCGACGAGGTGGAGCACCTGATGATCGACTCCTGCGCCCGCATCGCCTCGCTCCGACCGGAGTTGGACGGATCCCCTCCGCCGTAG
- a CDS encoding serine/threonine-protein kinase, producing the protein MAMMRLRREDPRVVGSFRIHRRLGAGGMGVVYLGSDRRGQRVALKVIRPDLAEDQEFRSRFAREVSAARRIRGGCTARLVAADLDADRPWFATQYVPGPSLHDRVAEEGSLIAAEVAAIGAALAEGLVAVHEAGVVHRDLKPSNILLSPKGPRIIDFGIAWATGASTLTHVGTAVGSPGFLAPEQVRGAAVTPATDVFALGATLAYAATADSPFGQGSSEVMLYRVVHEEPLLDGVPDALAPLVRACLAKEQEERPSTLQLSMRLKEIAAREAQGGAGPGGSGSEKRPPVQRGAAVDSYADQRTQRSTQPRGETGGGQGSRGASGAPSDSSAQAPSSRGGAGARRTGSSSGPGRNGAVRNTTRSGAARKGTRPGGRATSGGKLRPANPRLLRQRLVVFVVVTLLVALGIAAAQGCQGPKESRGVGVVAPVLGAGSGVCPPSAGECPSPPLPT; encoded by the coding sequence ATGGCGATGATGCGGCTCCGGCGCGAGGACCCGCGTGTCGTCGGATCGTTCAGGATTCACCGGCGGCTCGGTGCGGGCGGCATGGGTGTCGTCTACCTGGGATCGGACCGGCGGGGCCAGCGGGTCGCGCTGAAGGTGATCCGGCCCGACCTGGCGGAGGATCAGGAGTTCCGGTCGCGGTTCGCGCGTGAGGTCTCTGCCGCGCGGCGGATCAGAGGTGGGTGCACGGCGCGGCTGGTGGCCGCCGATCTGGATGCCGACCGGCCGTGGTTCGCGACGCAGTACGTTCCCGGGCCCTCGCTGCACGACCGGGTGGCCGAGGAGGGCTCCCTGATCGCCGCCGAGGTCGCCGCGATCGGGGCCGCGCTGGCCGAGGGGCTGGTGGCGGTTCATGAGGCGGGGGTCGTTCACCGGGATCTGAAGCCGTCCAACATCCTGCTGTCGCCCAAGGGGCCTCGGATCATCGACTTCGGGATCGCGTGGGCCACGGGCGCGAGCACGCTGACCCATGTGGGCACCGCTGTGGGTTCGCCCGGATTCCTCGCGCCGGAACAGGTGCGGGGGGCGGCTGTGACGCCCGCGACGGATGTGTTCGCGCTGGGCGCGACGCTGGCGTACGCGGCGACGGCGGACTCTCCCTTCGGGCAGGGCAGTTCCGAGGTCATGCTGTACCGGGTGGTGCACGAGGAGCCGTTGCTGGACGGGGTGCCCGACGCTCTGGCGCCGCTGGTACGGGCCTGTCTGGCGAAGGAGCAGGAGGAACGTCCCAGCACGTTGCAGCTGTCGATGCGGTTGAAGGAGATCGCGGCGCGGGAGGCGCAAGGGGGGGCGGGGCCCGGTGGCTCCGGCTCCGAGAAGCGACCGCCTGTGCAGCGGGGGGCGGCTGTTGACTCGTACGCCGATCAGCGGACGCAGCGCAGTACGCAGCCGAGAGGGGAGACGGGGGGCGGGCAGGGGTCGCGAGGGGCTTCCGGTGCCCCGTCCGACTCCTCGGCGCAGGCTCCGTCGTCCCGGGGAGGTGCGGGGGCACGGCGTACGGGGTCCTCGTCCGGGCCCGGCCGGAATGGGGCGGTGCGGAACACGACGCGGTCGGGGGCTGCTCGGAAGGGGACGCGGCCCGGGGGGCGGGCTACTTCCGGGGGGAAGTTGCGGCCCGCGAATCCGCGGTTGTTGCGGCAGCGGTTGGTGGTTTTCGTGGTGGTGACGTTGTTGGTGGCGTTGGGGATTGCTGCTGCGCAGGGGTGTCAGGGGCCGAAGGAGTCGCGGGGGGTGGGGGTTGTCGCTCCCGTTCTCGGTGCGGGAAGTGGGGTGTGCCCGCCTTCGGCGGGAGAGTGCCCCTCCCCGCCCCTTCCCACGTAA
- a CDS encoding aminotransferase class IV — protein sequence MKIWVNGGLVDADAARVSVLDHGITVGDGVFETMKAVDGTAFALTRHLDRLTSSARGLGLPDPDHDEVRRACAAVLAANPMPLGRLRVTYTAGVSPLGSDRGDAPATLVVALGESTRRPDSTAVITVPWTRNERSALAGLKTTSYAENVVALARARENGASEALFANTVGQLCEGTGSNVFVVLDGQLLTPPVASGCLAGITRALAVEWTGAREADLPLDVLERAEEVFLTSTLRDVQAVHRVDGRELPGAPGPVTAKAMRVFDERAGDDLDP from the coding sequence ATGAAAATCTGGGTCAACGGAGGGCTGGTCGACGCCGACGCGGCCCGGGTTTCCGTCCTCGACCACGGGATCACCGTGGGCGACGGCGTCTTCGAGACCATGAAGGCCGTCGACGGGACGGCCTTCGCGCTCACCCGCCACCTGGACCGGCTCACCTCCTCCGCCCGCGGCCTCGGCCTGCCCGACCCCGACCACGACGAGGTCCGCCGGGCCTGCGCCGCCGTCCTGGCCGCCAACCCGATGCCGCTGGGCCGGCTCCGCGTCACGTACACCGCAGGCGTCTCGCCGCTCGGCTCCGACCGGGGGGACGCCCCCGCCACGCTGGTCGTCGCGCTCGGCGAGTCCACGCGCCGCCCCGACTCCACCGCCGTGATCACCGTCCCCTGGACGCGCAACGAGCGCAGCGCGCTGGCCGGGCTCAAGACCACCTCGTACGCCGAGAACGTCGTGGCCCTCGCCCGAGCGCGCGAGAACGGCGCCTCCGAGGCCCTCTTCGCCAACACCGTCGGGCAGCTCTGCGAAGGCACCGGGTCGAACGTCTTCGTCGTCCTCGACGGGCAACTCCTCACCCCGCCCGTCGCCTCCGGCTGCCTGGCGGGCATCACCCGCGCCCTCGCCGTGGAGTGGACCGGAGCGCGGGAGGCCGACCTGCCCCTGGACGTACTGGAGCGCGCCGAGGAGGTCTTCCTGACCTCGACCCTGCGCGACGTGCAGGCCGTCCACCGCGTCGACGGGCGGGAGCTGCCGGGTGCGCCCGGGCCGGTGACCGCCAAGGCAATGCGCGTCTTCGACGAGCGCGCCGGGGACGACCTCGACCCGTAG
- a CDS encoding chorismate-binding protein gives MSDLPSLARFGGLVASDLRDVTSDPAALDSSGFWAVAADFEGRLVCARFGDVRTEPVPAPVPGAWRGPGATGWTSSLDRAAYTAGVRRIREHIAKGEVYQANLCRVLSAPVDPGADVDALTALLARGNPAPYAGTIRLPAYGVEIATASPELYLRRAGRTVESGPIKGTGKTEADLLEKDHAENVMIVDLVRNDLGRVAVTGSVTVPQLCEVEPHPGLVHLVSTVRAELGPGEGWAGLLAATFPPGSVTGAPKASALEIIKALETAPRGPYCGGIGWVDADRRTGELAVGIRTFWIDRTAPGGPLLRFGTGAGITWGSDPEREWAETELKAARLLAVASGAYEVTVRTSCG, from the coding sequence GTGTCCGACCTCCCCTCTTTGGCCCGCTTCGGCGGCCTTGTCGCCTCCGATCTGCGCGATGTCACCAGTGATCCGGCGGCCCTCGACTCGTCCGGCTTCTGGGCCGTCGCTGCCGACTTCGAAGGCCGGCTCGTCTGTGCCCGCTTCGGAGACGTCCGTACGGAGCCCGTGCCCGCCCCCGTCCCCGGCGCCTGGCGGGGCCCCGGCGCCACCGGCTGGACGTCTTCCCTGGACCGCGCCGCCTACACCGCCGGAGTCCGCCGGATCCGCGAGCACATCGCGAAGGGGGAGGTCTACCAGGCCAACCTCTGCCGCGTACTGAGCGCGCCCGTCGACCCCGGTGCCGACGTCGACGCCCTCACCGCCCTCCTCGCGCGCGGCAACCCGGCCCCCTATGCAGGAACGATCCGGCTGCCCGCGTACGGCGTGGAGATCGCCACCGCGTCCCCGGAGCTCTATCTGCGCCGCGCGGGGCGCACCGTGGAGTCCGGGCCCATCAAGGGCACCGGGAAGACCGAGGCGGACCTCCTGGAGAAGGACCACGCGGAGAACGTGATGATCGTCGACCTGGTCCGCAACGACCTCGGCCGCGTCGCCGTCACCGGCTCCGTCACCGTCCCGCAGCTCTGCGAGGTCGAACCGCACCCGGGCCTGGTCCACCTCGTCTCCACCGTGCGCGCCGAGCTGGGCCCGGGGGAGGGCTGGGCGGGGCTCCTGGCCGCCACCTTCCCGCCCGGCTCCGTCACCGGGGCGCCCAAGGCCAGCGCCCTGGAGATCATCAAGGCGCTGGAGACCGCGCCGCGCGGCCCCTACTGCGGTGGCATCGGCTGGGTCGACGCCGACCGGCGGACGGGCGAGCTGGCCGTCGGCATCCGCACCTTCTGGATCGACCGCACCGCTCCCGGCGGCCCGCTCCTGCGGTTCGGCACCGGAGCGGGCATCACCTGGGGCTCCGACCCCGAAAGGGAGTGGGCGGAGACCGAGCTGAAGGCCGCCCGCCTGCTCGCGGTAGCGTCGGGTGCGTACGAGGTCACAGTGCGTACGAGTTGCGGATGA
- a CDS encoding DsbA family protein, with translation MSNTPPSAPEAPASPVVLDVWCELQCPDCRTALADLDALRARYGDRIDIRLRHFPLEKHAHAYDAAQAVEEAYEQGKGWEYVTAVLARTEELGKRGKPLLIEVAGELGLDAEEFDTALIDGRHMLIVDADQAEGKAIKVTGTPTYEIGGQLLDGSKDQTGLRERIEEIADGLLAGRDRRD, from the coding sequence ATGAGCAACACTCCTCCCTCCGCCCCCGAAGCTCCCGCCTCCCCCGTCGTCCTGGACGTCTGGTGCGAGCTCCAGTGCCCCGACTGCCGCACCGCGCTCGCCGACCTGGACGCGCTGCGGGCCCGCTACGGCGACCGGATCGACATCCGGCTGCGGCACTTCCCGCTGGAGAAGCACGCCCACGCGTACGACGCGGCGCAGGCCGTCGAGGAGGCGTACGAGCAGGGGAAGGGCTGGGAGTACGTGACGGCGGTGCTGGCCCGCACCGAGGAGCTGGGCAAGCGCGGCAAGCCGCTCCTGATCGAGGTGGCGGGCGAACTCGGTCTGGACGCCGAGGAGTTCGACACCGCCCTGATCGACGGGCGGCACATGCTGATCGTGGACGCCGACCAGGCGGAGGGCAAGGCGATCAAGGTGACGGGCACGCCGACGTACGAGATCGGCGGGCAGCTCCTCGACGGCAGCAAGGACCAGACGGGCCTGCGGGAGCGCATCGAGGAGATCGCGGACGGGCTGCTGGCCGGGCGTGACCGACGCGACTAG
- a CDS encoding OFA family MFS transporter, whose protein sequence is MTFLDRSRTVAPPGWSRWLVPPAALAVHLSIGQAYAWSVFKPPLETSLGLSGTASALPFQLGIVMLGLSAAFGGTLVERNGPRWAMFVSLVCFSSGFLISALGAATHQFWLIVLGYGFVGGIGLGIGYISPVSTLMKWFPDRPGMATGIAIMGFGGGALIASPWSSQMLESFGGLKPEGDGGIALTFLVMGLAYAVFMALGVLLVRVPPPGWKPDGRQPDLRKASALITTADVSARNALRTPQFWCLWVVLCLNVTAGIGILEKAAPMIKDYFADTPAPVSVSAAAGFVALLSLANMTGRLLWASTSDLIGRKSMYRIYLGAGALTYLALARFGNDSKPLFIVCALVILSFYGGGFATVPAYLKDLFGTYQVGAIHGRLLTAWSTAGVLGPLIVNRVADSQEQAGHSGPSLYTTSMYIMIGLLLVGFVANELVRPVAPRFHEPRPTVPEGSLAMEGGPAHAAPQQ, encoded by the coding sequence ATGACCTTCCTCGACAGGTCCCGGACCGTCGCCCCGCCCGGCTGGAGCCGCTGGCTGGTGCCGCCCGCGGCCCTCGCCGTCCACCTCTCCATCGGCCAGGCGTACGCCTGGAGCGTCTTCAAGCCCCCGCTCGAAACCTCCCTCGGCCTCTCCGGCACCGCCAGCGCCCTCCCCTTCCAGCTCGGCATCGTCATGCTCGGCCTGTCCGCCGCGTTCGGCGGCACCCTCGTCGAGCGCAACGGGCCCCGCTGGGCCATGTTCGTCTCCCTCGTCTGCTTCTCCTCCGGCTTCCTGATCTCCGCCCTGGGCGCCGCCACCCACCAGTTCTGGCTGATCGTCCTCGGTTACGGCTTCGTCGGCGGCATCGGCCTGGGCATCGGCTACATCTCGCCGGTCTCCACCCTCATGAAGTGGTTCCCGGACAGGCCCGGCATGGCCACCGGCATCGCCATCATGGGCTTCGGCGGGGGAGCGCTCATCGCCTCGCCCTGGTCGTCGCAGATGCTGGAGTCCTTCGGCGGCCTGAAGCCGGAAGGCGACGGAGGCATCGCCCTCACCTTCCTGGTGATGGGCCTCGCGTACGCCGTCTTCATGGCGCTCGGCGTCCTCCTCGTCCGGGTACCGCCCCCGGGCTGGAAACCGGACGGCCGGCAGCCCGACCTCCGGAAGGCGAGTGCCCTGATCACCACCGCCGACGTCTCCGCCCGCAACGCCCTGCGCACCCCGCAGTTCTGGTGCCTGTGGGTGGTCCTGTGCCTCAACGTCACCGCCGGCATCGGCATCCTCGAAAAGGCCGCCCCGATGATCAAGGACTACTTCGCGGACACCCCGGCCCCCGTCTCGGTCTCCGCCGCCGCCGGATTCGTCGCCCTGCTCTCCCTCGCCAACATGACCGGCCGCCTCCTGTGGGCCTCCACCTCCGACCTCATCGGCCGCAAGTCCATGTACCGGATCTACCTCGGCGCCGGCGCGCTGACGTATCTCGCCCTCGCCCGCTTCGGCAACGACTCCAAACCCCTCTTCATCGTCTGCGCCCTGGTGATCCTGTCCTTCTACGGCGGAGGCTTCGCCACCGTCCCCGCCTACCTCAAGGACCTCTTCGGCACCTACCAGGTCGGCGCCATCCACGGCCGTCTGCTCACCGCCTGGTCCACCGCGGGCGTCCTCGGCCCGCTGATCGTCAACCGGGTCGCCGACAGCCAGGAACAGGCGGGCCACAGCGGTCCCAGCCTCTACACGACCTCGATGTACATCATGATCGGCCTGCTCCTGGTGGGCTTCGTCGCCAACGAGCTCGTCCGCCCGGTCGCCCCCCGCTTCCACGAGCCCCGCCCGACCGTCCCCGAAGGCAGCCTTGCCATGGAAGGAGGGCCCGCCCATGCGGCCCCGCAGCAGTAG
- a CDS encoding RNA methyltransferase — protein MAELLTIDDPDDPRLRDYTGLTDVELRRRREPAEGLFIAEGEKVIRRARQAGYEMRSMLLSAKWVDVMRDVIDEVPAPVYAVSPDLAEQVTGYHVHRGALASMQRKPLPAPEDLLTTARRVVVMESVNDHTNIGAIFRSAAALGMDAVLLSPDCADPLYRRSVKVSMGAVFSVPYARLASWPGDLETVRQAGFTLLALTPADKARSLDEVAPHTMDRVALMLGAEGEGLSRRALVAADEWVRIPMAHGVDSLNVGAAAAVSFYAVTTGRPT, from the coding sequence GTGGCCGAACTCCTCACCATCGACGACCCCGACGACCCGCGCCTGCGCGACTACACGGGGCTGACCGACGTCGAACTCCGGCGCCGCCGCGAGCCCGCCGAGGGACTGTTCATCGCCGAGGGCGAGAAGGTCATCCGCAGGGCCCGCCAAGCCGGTTACGAGATGCGCTCCATGCTGCTCTCCGCCAAGTGGGTCGACGTCATGCGCGACGTCATCGACGAGGTCCCGGCCCCGGTGTACGCGGTCAGCCCGGACCTCGCCGAACAGGTCACGGGCTACCACGTGCACCGAGGCGCCCTCGCCTCGATGCAACGCAAGCCCCTCCCCGCCCCCGAAGACCTCCTCACGACCGCCCGCCGAGTCGTGGTCATGGAATCGGTCAACGACCACACCAACATCGGCGCGATCTTCCGCAGTGCGGCGGCCCTGGGCATGGACGCCGTCCTGCTCTCCCCGGACTGCGCCGACCCCCTCTACCGACGCTCCGTCAAGGTCTCGATGGGCGCGGTCTTCTCCGTACCGTACGCACGCCTCGCATCATGGCCGGGCGACCTGGAAACGGTCCGCCAGGCGGGCTTCACGCTCCTCGCCCTGACCCCGGCCGACAAGGCCCGCTCCCTGGACGAGGTCGCCCCGCACACGATGGACCGGGTGGCCCTCATGCTGGGCGCCGAGGGCGAAGGACTGTCCCGTCGCGCCCTGGTCGCGGCCGACGAATGGGTCCGCATCCCGATGGCCCACGGCGTGGACTCCCTGAACGTGGGCGCGGCAGCGGCGGTCTCCTTCTACGCGGTGACAACAGGCCGCCCCACTTAG